CCCCGCGTGATTCTTTTCTTTCCAAGGCTGATTTTGTGACGGCTTCTGAGACGAGTAATAAGGAAGAGAGATCTAGGGCCGAATGCCATCCGGGATTGTACTGGCGATGTCCTTCCACATGAACTTTTTTGGCTCGGGCTTTTAATTGAGAAATTTTTTCTAAAGCGGTTTTGAGTTCTGATTCGATTCGAATAATCCCAACCAAACTTTGCATGATTTCTTGAAGCTCTTGATGAATTGTATAAGGGTTTTCGCTCCCAGAATTTTCAAAAGGTTTTAGACTTTCAGCGGCGAGGGAGTCTAATTGATCAGAAGAGACAGAGAGCGTTTCTTTGAAATTTTTTGCGTATTCTGCGGCGTGAAGTCCGGCTCTTCGGCCAAAGACCAGAAGATCGGAAAGAGAATTTCCTCCGAGCCGATTGGCGCCGTGAAGACCTCCGGCCACTTCACCCGCTGCAAAAAGGCCGGGGATTTCTGTCGCTGTGGTGTCCGCTACCACACGGATGCCGCCATTCATGTAATGGGCTGTGGGTCCGACTTCCATGCGCTCTTTCGTAATGTCTACGCCTGAGAGTTCAATAAATTGATGATACATCGAAGGAAGTTTTTTCTTAATATCTTCTGCGCCCAGCCTGGAAGCAATGTCCAAGAAGACGCCGCCGTGAGGACTTCCTCGTCCTGCCTTGATTTCTGAATTGATGGACCTGGCGACTTCATCGCGGGGGAGTAAATCGGGTGTTCTGCGATTATTTTTTTTGTCTTTGTACCAGCGGTCTGCTTCAGCTTCATTGTCCGCTGTTTCTGCTTTAAAGAAATCAGGGATGTATCGAAACATGAAGCGTTCATCTTTGCTGTTGCGCAGTGTTCCGCCTTCTCCGCGTACGCCCTCTGTGACGAGAATCCCTCTGACACTGGGGGGCCAGACCATACCCGTCGGATGAAATTGTTGGCATTCCATATCAATCAGCGCGGCGCCTGCCTCTAAG
This window of the Chlamydiota bacterium genome carries:
- a CDS encoding fumarate reductase/succinate dehydrogenase flavoprotein subunit, which codes for MKYFEAGGAGLRAAIEAASQGLRVAVICKSLLGKAHTVMAEGGIAAAMGNVYSEDNWKVHFRDTMRGGKMLNNWRMAELHATEAPDRVRELEAWGALFDRTKDGKILQRDFGGHRYARLAHVGDRTGLEIIRTLQYHGIHQGIDVYMECTIIKLLKDREKISGVFGYWRETGKFVVFKAKAVILATGGIGKCWKITSNSWEGTGDGVMLALEAGAALIDMECQQFHPTGMVWPPSVRGILVTEGVRGEGGTLRNSKDERFMFRYIPDFFKAETADNEAEADRWYKDKKNNRRTPDLLPRDEVARSINSEIKAGRGSPHGGVFLDIASRLGAEDIKKKLPSMYHQFIELSGVDITKERMEVGPTAHYMNGGIRVVADTTATEIPGLFAAGEVAGGLHGANRLGGNSLSDLLVFGRRAGLHAAEYAKNFKETLSVSSDQLDSLAAESLKPFENSGSENPYTIHQELQEIMQSLVGIIRIESELKTALEKISQLKARAKKVHVEGHRQYNPGWHSALDLSSLLLVSEAVTKSALERKESRGGHARDDYPKMDPNFGKVNVTVRKKGGEIVTALEPITPIPDELKKLLDGS